Proteins from a single region of Phycisphaeraceae bacterium D3-23:
- a CDS encoding FAD-dependent oxidoreductase: MHPSAGSARKHILIIGDGHAGVAAAVELADAGHRVTIVESSVHLGESTSSHEATDASQHALMRLCTNQCDLYRRLGVIRDVKWQKTLYMTGEDGIIDELTGDDLPAPFHLTRSLLKMKRFTWAEKRNIFRGFLSVMQLSKKARAGLVNESFRDWLLSMDQPEHAVDKFWAAIIAGACNQLPRQISAAYGVRIIQEGFLHSNTAHQIGFSNISRDEFHERCLNVIAKHGGELIEGVRVDRIDYDPATKMVTDVHLTDDRIITADAYITSIPYKRVETLATPEMKRDDERLRMLEHIQAVPVIGIHFFVDSPDHHDVMTRSHLLFTDGPIRWVFNKGRARGESEDGTAWTLGGVDVVGTHHLHAIVGHAEDYADLSDEQIIEDAFAEMRLCMPSLTEDVSVVEAHVVRETRAASSPRPGGKQVRPRPTGDIKNFIIAGGWASTGWPTTMEGGVRSGYRAAAAVLAMDDTTEERINYNALLIPDVQPSNLYKAMSG, from the coding sequence ATGCACCCTTCGGCCGGAAGCGCCCGCAAACACATCCTCATCATCGGGGACGGCCACGCCGGGGTCGCCGCCGCCGTCGAACTCGCCGACGCAGGCCACCGGGTCACGATCGTCGAGTCCTCGGTCCACCTGGGCGAGTCGACATCGTCCCACGAAGCCACCGACGCCTCCCAGCACGCCCTCATGCGGCTGTGCACCAACCAGTGCGACCTCTACCGCCGGCTGGGCGTCATCCGCGACGTCAAGTGGCAAAAAACCCTCTACATGACCGGCGAGGACGGCATCATCGACGAGCTCACGGGCGACGACCTGCCCGCGCCGTTCCACCTGACCCGGTCGCTCCTGAAAATGAAGCGGTTCACCTGGGCCGAGAAACGCAACATCTTCCGCGGCTTCCTCTCGGTCATGCAGCTCAGCAAGAAGGCCCGCGCGGGGCTGGTCAACGAGAGCTTCCGCGACTGGCTGCTATCGATGGACCAGCCCGAGCACGCGGTCGACAAGTTCTGGGCTGCCATCATCGCCGGGGCCTGTAACCAGCTCCCGCGACAGATCAGCGCGGCCTACGGCGTCCGCATTATCCAGGAGGGCTTCCTCCATTCCAACACCGCACACCAGATCGGCTTCTCCAACATCAGCCGGGACGAGTTCCACGAACGCTGTCTCAACGTGATCGCCAAGCACGGCGGCGAACTCATCGAAGGCGTCCGCGTCGACCGCATCGACTATGACCCGGCTACGAAGATGGTGACCGATGTCCACCTCACTGACGATCGCATCATCACCGCCGACGCCTACATCACATCGATCCCGTACAAGCGTGTTGAAACGCTCGCGACGCCCGAGATGAAACGCGACGACGAGCGCTTGCGGATGCTCGAGCATATCCAAGCCGTGCCCGTCATCGGGATCCACTTCTTCGTCGACTCGCCCGACCACCACGACGTGATGACGCGGAGCCACCTGCTGTTTACCGACGGGCCGATCCGCTGGGTGTTCAACAAGGGCCGGGCCCGCGGGGAATCCGAGGACGGTACGGCGTGGACCCTCGGCGGCGTCGATGTCGTCGGCACGCACCACCTGCACGCCATCGTCGGCCACGCCGAGGACTACGCCGACCTCAGCGACGAACAGATCATCGAGGACGCCTTCGCCGAGATGCGGCTGTGCATGCCTTCGCTGACCGAGGATGTGAGTGTGGTCGAGGCCCACGTCGTCCGCGAGACCCGCGCCGCCTCAAGCCCACGCCCCGGCGGCAAGCAGGTCCGACCGCGCCCGACCGGCGACATCAAGAACTTCATCATCGCCGGCGGCTGGGCCAGCACCGGCTGGCCCACCACAATGGAAGGCGGCGTAAGAAGCGGCTACCGTGCCGCCGCCGCCGTCCTCGCGATGGATGACACCACCGAGGAACGCATCAACTACAACGCGCTGCTGATCCCCGACGTTCAGCCCAGCAATCTGTACAAGGCAATGAGCGGGTAA